The region GAAAAAGAATGCTGATATGGTAAAGGTTCCGGTACCTACAACTGGACCATTCTGatgggaaatgaaaaaaaatgttactaAGGACCTTCCCTGGACACTTTTTTACTCTTTTGCAAGAAGAAACAGCTAAAACTGTGGAGAAAATATATAGGTACGAATATTACTCTTTCAAGAATGAAAATCCTTAATTAAAaccgaaaaatgttttacttttaacttacatttgctttaaataagtaacacaaaagtaaattaataTCTCAACCCACTGACCAAAGTCTACAAGTTATGACTCCTTAGAGCAAAGAACAACATACAAACTTCCCAGTTCTAATAACATTGGTCGTCAGATTGGACCATTAAACCATACTCTATGAAGAACGTTCATAATAAGTAATACAGTGATCTCATGATGCCACATTTCTTATTAAAGAGGACTTCAGAGAACTATGTTTTGataacatttcattcatggaCTCTGTAGATGTTTCCTCATTCTACCAAAAGGTGCTTTACAATGAATTTCTTGTTACAAAATTCTCCAAATCTTTTACAAGAAGGTTCACTTAATTTGTAGTTCAGTCTGTACTTCAGAAGTTAAATATTTACCAGAGTGtatcttgttgttgttttttaaagGCAAAAGATTGGGTGAATCTGTTTTGTTCCTTGGGCAACAAGAGAAGTGGTTAAAGTAAAAAGAATGTGACATGCTACTACATGCCTTTTATGGTATTCCAGTTTACTGAAAAGATAGAATAGGCACctgataaataaaaaataacacaacTGAGGAGATGTGTTCGCGAGGGTGCTGCAAAAATgcgcaaagaaaacaaatcacCAAGAGTTAAGCTTTAATCCATTGCGATGGCATCATCCTACATATATAGTTGATTTTTACTACACTTACGTAATCTTGAACTGCTATAAAATGTTCTATGAATATGTgcatgaagaaaagaaacgcaCTATTTCCCGCTTACCTAAAGTTTTGTTCCCTTTTAGCTTCTTTTACGTACGGATTATTGACGTTGTATCACCATGCTTTTATAAAGAAAACTTATTTTCTGTGAGAAATGATCCAAACACCAACATAAATCAAGTTTCCTGTATCCACAGtgtagaaaatattttttccgtTGATGAATCAACGTTCGGTTTTATGAACACATACAAAAGAGTTAATGCGCATCTTCgactttgtttctttcttaacTTACGTTTCATTGCTAGGTTTTAATGGATACTTTGGTAAGACTCCCTCAAATTGGGAAGTGGTTCTCACTCAAATTAGGAAACCAGATGAAATTGATGCAGCGGATCCATCAAGTCAACTCAAAATTTTACTCAATGCACTTTGTACACATTTACGCCAAAAAGTCCTGAAGACAAGTCTAAGACGAGGAACTTAGTGAGACCAACTATAAAACTATGAAACAATAAATGgtatcaattattattaataaattttagtgtttcatcTGCGATGTAATCACACAATGAGTTCTTATTTCttacttgataatgacgtgaAGCAACGTCGAAACACCGACTAAAATGTctagttagggttagggttgttACGAATTTAAAGAACATTTAGCGtttaattttgcaacaaaTCTTTGAAGCATCCTGGCAAAATAAAAAGGCAATCGATCGGTTGGGCCAACAACAGTTGAACTCTCAACTTCGCTTACAAGGTCTCCCTACTACCCCTCCCCTGGAGCGGGAAAGGAAGCCGAGAAACACTGAGAACGAGGTTGTTTATCTGCGATTATTAAACCAAGCGACCGTGAGTGCTAACATATGGTCTTTTTCTCGCGGTAATAAGTATGCTTCATCTGTTGTCCTGTCCTTAATTTCAAGTAAGCGTTAATTAGTTTTTTGCTTAAGCAGtttaaaagtgaaaagatAATCTCATTGTTATGAACGCCCTCCAGCCCCTTTGGTTTTCAAGGGAAACAATTCGCGCGAAACATAATtcctttgaaaatattaatcaatACCCGCATTatagaacagttttcaaatgattgtcaaAAGTAATAACGCGATTGCAATTGctaagcttcgtgattggcttaaaagtcTCGCgctagtttttcaaccagtgaGAAGTAAAACCAATTGCATCTTACACGCGTGATTTTCCTGTACTTTGAACATTCACGGGTCATTCCCGGCtcggaattctgattggttcatcgcgctgtttgcttgTTCTGATTGGTACGAGTAATTACTTTGATATTGGTTTTACTTTAATCAATTCAAACCGATCTAGAAAACCAACAATGTTTGAGGGTTAATGGTAAAATTCTTCTTCGGTGTTGTGTGTGACTCAACAACGCTTGGGTACCGAAACTCCTCTGGAAAGTTCGCGAGGCAGTCACAGCAATTGTCATATAACAATGTACAACCAAAGGAACATCTGGTGACTATTTCAGAATGTTTAGTACTTTTACTTCTTTCTTTGTCCTTAAGGGCTGGTAGGAATGGTCGGAGAAACTGACCAAATCTAAATTCAGAGAAgctttaaaacaataataacaattctCCTTACTGTACGTAAGAGCCTTAAAATCAGTGATTTAAAAAAGCTGTCTTGCATCTTATTTTCTGAGTCTCAGAAACTTCATAGATCAAATTAGGATGTATTGAAACACTacatccaggtgatctggtgacgtaattcggaggactgggatgaaaaattttaacgccgtatcccacaaccgcgcgcggccttattttcgaattcaacatggcagaggcgaggttagaactcgtcgggtctacttgaatgttcattcagtaacaggaaatgtggtggacacggaatgatctattgagttttggcgatggaaatgctgcagggagcttgcaaacaacacctaaggccgcgcgcggttgtggaatacggcgttaaaattgtccttcccagtcctccaaattacgtcaccagatcacctggattAGTTGATCATCTTGAGGCCAATGAAATACTTGCAAATCAACCTCCCTGATGAAATGGGCTCGTAAAGTTTTCACTTTTGTGAATGTGAGCATGTAATTATTTACCTTCTCTAAATTCATCTCTAATTCATTTAAGTGAATAAGtaaatttcttttatattCTGCTGCTCTCGGGCCATTACTCTAATTCAGGTAACGGTAAATCACCAATAGTTATTGTTCAAAGCCGTGACAGAGATTCCTCTCACACCATTGTAAATAAACATTGCTCTTGATTTGGCTGAACTTGAGTGGGGTTCAATGCTTCTCCATACTCATTAAATCCCAGGATTCTTTGCTTGTCTGCCAGGAATGACTTGAGATAAAAATAGTCACtgcctttttctcttggtaCTTTATAAAACAGAGCATCAGAATGGTGTCGTTCTACATCTGCCAAAGTGTTGAATTGGCTTGGAGAGGCTGGATTACCATCTTCCCTAACCATAGCCTATGACACAATCAAACCATTCACTTGAGTTTTGGAGAGAATGTTGGTTGAAATTATAAAAGTCAAGGGAAATAGCATTACAATCTTGCAAGTCTTATCATTTCCTGGGGAGACTTTCAACATCAGTGCATTCACTTTTGGTACGTACAAAAATTATTCCAGTGAAATGCCTCGATCTTAGTGACATAGACTTCATGGACATTGTGTAGTTTATCagcctttttttaattcgAATATTACATGTTTATTATCACATTTCCTTTTGATTTTAAGGGTTGAATGTCTCGTTAACCCACACAGTACTCTTCTTACCTTTGCTATGACTTTGTCATTTTCCCTATCAATCGCCACAATCCGTCCACTCTGGTTTTCCAAGATAACAAGCTGATTGTAACCACCATAAGAATCTTGCTCTAGGATACTGTGCAACTTAAAAAAAGCTATtaacataaaaaagaaaacaatatgtATATTGCTGACACTCTTTTTTCAAGGTCTACGAATCATTTTAGGTGATATCACTGGCTTAGAAAATTTCCTATTgtctttcaaccaatcataatccagattttcaaagtgtAATTTGCACCGGTATTACACTTTCTGCACTGGTGTCACTCTTGAACTGCaatgctctcagccaatcagaatcgagaAATGAAGAAGAGACTAACCTGCGACTCCTCAAatgcccgtcgtgttttatcacaatgcaatacacggcttaggcttttttatttctctaGTTTGAGCGCTCTGGCAGGGCTAAGATGTTACCATGTCTGTGGGACATTCAGGGTGGCCTTTTAAGCTTTACCTCCATTTTaacatcagcactgcactgatgaggtctcagaaggccgaaacagtactgtctgcagttatatttAAGCAACAGataacgttttccgtgttcgCATAGcatgatataaacacgagaagggttaggagaattcgagacagttatgcaacccgagacgaagacgagggtttgcataactgtcaaGAATGTTTAtttcaggctatgcaaacacaggaaaaaagttttctattatttttataaaataacttcctctaaaaactacaacgcaggaaaagataaaaaaaattgattttactgatcaaaacgtatcttccaacaacattgatttgacaatgggatttctcaactgaccaatcaaaacttacattttgaaaatctggcggtggcgtgtttacaactcCTGTacctttacgtcacacaaccatgtttacatactctcatgcaaacacgccccTCGGcgaatcagagcgcgcgtactgtcttagttattttataaagatagatattatttattatttacacAATAGAGTGCTTCTGTCGAGGAACTATCGCCTGGTAGTAGGCCCGCGGTAATTTGATgttcttaaaaaaatattgctaGTTTTATGACCATAAAATTTACAAGGGGCAACAGCCAGACCGATAGTTCCGAAACAAACATTCTATTGTCACCACTAAATTTTCTTCCGCGCTCCAGTTCCAAAATCATATTGAATTAATTTCAACCTTTTAAGCAAGATGTAAagtttgaagaagaaaacaaagaaaaaccccCTTAATGCAATTTCAATTGTTTATATTCTATGAGCCCGCTTGCTTACACAAATATTTTCACGAACGAGCATTATGGGCTGATAGTGTCTCCCTGCAGATGAACACTATCGCGTCACGTGTTCCATTTAAACCAATAAgaatcggaaaaaaaattagtagtGAACTATAATTCAAGGTAGTATACTATTATAGTAACCCACTGTTTATGATAACTTTTTATTTCACGGACTTTCTGTCAAAGTTACTTTTTGCGTacaaaaaaagtcttttaACTTGAATTCGGAACGAATTAACTTACTTTTTTGATTAGTGCTCAATGCATTTGTTAGAACTTTTTCACCATCAACTTGCATATAGTGTCCTGAGATAGGGCCCTCTTGATTTAGTGACACAAACTGCTGATTGCGGGTATACCATTTTCTGTCGCTTACGTCAACAAATTTAGCCTGAGAAAACAGTATATATAAGGTAAATACGTTTTGAAAAAGATTTAGTTGACTAGATTAGCCTGATAATTAATCGAAACACTACGGACTGCCCTATGGACAACTCAATTGCTTTAAGGgccaatatatatatatatatatatatatatatatatatatatatataattatttcttttggaAAGTAGGTTAATTCAAGTGCTATCATGGCTGCCTCCTTCTGGCCAGATTTTTAGCGGTGTGCATAGAATAACATAATTGCCCCTAATTAACATGatttaaaatgtaaatgttgtttgtttactaCAAAAGAAGATAACAGATATACTGGTTTTCCTAGCGCATAAGAGGAGGAATGATCACACTTCTCGATAATATTGCAAATGACAGTGCGGTGACGTCGGAAATATAGGGTGAGCGGTTCGACCATCTGTCGATTTCCACTCATTTCTTATGATAGGCCACTGACGCCAACCACTGTaagaaaaaaggcaaacagCCTTTCAAAGTATCtgatcaataaaaaaaataaagaaagaaggaGCTAAACCTCAGTGGTGTCTAAGAATTGAGCAAAATATCAGAACAAATTCCTCTTGCCAAAGCTCAATTTGAACATTACTTCCTACCTCCTCCATTTCGGTTGCGTCGCTGCCTTTTCTAATTGATGGAAAAGTACAGCccttttatatatatatctatatgcGAGAAACTACGGCAGGTAGGTTTGGCAACGAGCCGTTTCAGTTTCAGATGTCTGTATATGTGGtacgaaacaaaaattattgagcACGGAGATCAATCGATGCGAAAAAAGATATCGGGGAAGTCACACCAGCGATAAAAAATCTCGGCAAATGTTCGGGCGCCATATTTGCAACAGAAACAATAACATGTTTAAGTTCTGGAAACAACAAGATGTTTAAGcggtgtttattttttttctaagccTGGATACATCCTCCGTAAGTTCGGCAAGAAgagaaagatgaaaattttaaagaagGGGGAGTTCCAAATAAAACCGTACATTTTGTAACCTTCCTAAGTCGATCTACAATCAGTAAGGAAGAGAGAAAACTTCTGGCAGACCCCTAATACAATGCAAGAAGTAGAGGCATACTTCGTGATTTCTGTTTCACCGAAACGGGTAGTTTTGACTTTTAacttgtttcgtttttttagATTTAGAAGTGGCCattaacataaattattttcggTATTTTTACTTTCAGTTATTGAAGATATCAGCATAACATGGTCTCCAGACCTTGACAACTAGGTACCACGTAACAGTTTTCGCTCAACGCAAACGACGGTAGCTTTCGTTTATCGATAGTTATGTAAACATCTTACAGAAGTTCAAAGTATTACCTAAACGCCCATGATCATTTCTTGTTTACCAAaactgtttttaaaaattgcttcGCAagctaaaaattaatgaggTATGCACCACCCAGTTATTTTTCACTGTAACTCTTTTTCATCTGAAATATCTGAAACGTCAAATCATTTATACTACTTAGCTAGAGaattgtttaaaaacaaacatttgtcTATTTTTAACTCGATAAATATAAACTTTTGAATCACCTCACCTT is a window of Acropora palmata chromosome 4, jaAcrPala1.3, whole genome shotgun sequence DNA encoding:
- the LOC141879114 gene encoding uncharacterized protein LOC141879114 produces the protein MEEAKFVDVSDRKWYTRNQQFVSLNQEGPISGHYMQVDGEKVLTNALSTNQKTFFKLHSILEQDSYGGYNQLVILENQSGRIVAIDRENDKVIAKAMVREDGNPASPSQFNTLADVERHHSDALFYKVPREKGSDYFYLKSFLADKQRILGFNEYGEALNPTQVQPNQEQCLFTMV